CCTTCAGGCACGACACCACCATGCCCTCATCCGTACGCGCCCAGTACTCCGCCACCAGATCCACAATCCGCTGCATCGGATCATCGCCCGAAATCACCTTCGCCAGGTGATTCACACTCCACACCTGCGCGTCATTCTGAATCCGCGCAATGTCCTGGTCGCTGGTGATCTTGTTCACCGTGAGCGATGCCGAATCACTCAGGAGCTGCCGCGCCCCGCTCAGGTCCTTCCAAAACGGCATCTTCACATCGCGCCCGCCGCCCGCTGCCAGAGCGTCAAATTCAGGCGCATGCTCCACAATGCCGCACTGTCCAAACGTGGACAACACCGCCGTCCGTTCGACCGCATACCGCTCGAACAACGTCGGAACAATAATATCTGCCACTGCCGTCTTACTCATAACTTACTCCGTTTCCTTTCTCGTTTTTTACTGATGACTGATCACTGTTTACTGCTTACGCCGCCGCCTTGAGCCGTGCCGCCAAGCCCGGATCACTCTTCTGCAACTTCATTTGCTCCGTGAGATTCCACGTCTCCTTGCGGAACGGGTTTTTCACGGCCCGACTACCGACCGCCCCGGAGGCGTTGCCAGCCGCCCCGCCGCCCGCGTTGGATTCAAACAGGTGCGGTGCTTCCGCCACTTGCTGGTCGGTCCATTCCTCCAAAGTCATGGGGGTGATGCCATCCTTGCCGTAACGAACGGTCTTGCCATCCGCCTCATAAGCCGTGGGCACCCCATTCACCAATCGGAACACCGTGCGCGCCCGCGCCGTGATGTCCGGGATGGCCGTGGGCCGCAGCCCGCGTTTAGTCGCCACCGTGAGCACGCCCTGGTCAATCTGGATCGTCACCAGCCGGGCATTCAACGCATCCCGCTCCCCGGTCAGGCCGAGGACCTGCTTGTCCCAATCCGCCTTCAACCCCTTGATGCGGTTCTCCACCACCTTGTCCACCTCGCCCGCCTTCAACTGGGCGGCTTCCTCAAGCTTCTGTTTTTCGGT
The sequence above is drawn from the Verrucomicrobiota bacterium genome and encodes:
- a CDS encoding coat protein, whose product is MSKTAVADIIVPTLFERYAVERTAVLSTFGQCGIVEHAPEFDALAAGGGRDVKMPFWKDLSGARQLLSDSASLTVNKITSDQDIARIQNDAQVWSVNHLAKVISGDDPMQRIVDLVAEYWARTDEGMVVSCLKGIFAAASMSGNKLTIASESIASKTTSTVLNGSTFVDATLKLGDRSDRLTAIAMHSATEAALRKLDLIDFIPD